A single region of the Candidatus Sungiibacteriota bacterium genome encodes:
- a CDS encoding class I SAM-dependent methyltransferase, whose product MTQQKKLILDIGCGANPWPIVRSFCLSNPDKYAPVITPIIDEYVDLSSENRFICLDKNADSIQRAIERLKQLTEIGSTPKSVCINFVLGDGRKLCLPNQSVDIVIISGVFSAPPPGTTPRSEPYPQEICISELTKWEITKEAFRVLKNRGVLIVIIQLTPCYALSIMERIEKELIAEGRLKLIKQCGRLINSDDWHLYHAAFQKNPQTPLGTAEIIPWTPAQEKYIKDYASSWVMY is encoded by the coding sequence ATGACTCAACAAAAAAAGCTTATTCTCGATATAGGCTGTGGTGCCAATCCCTGGCCAATCGTCCGTTCATTTTGCCTTTCCAACCCGGATAAGTATGCTCCAGTTATAACCCCAATTATAGACGAATATGTGGATTTGTCGTCAGAGAATCGATTTATCTGTTTGGACAAAAATGCAGACTCAATCCAGAGGGCCATTGAACGGCTAAAACAGTTGACCGAAATCGGCTCGACCCCCAAGTCGGTCTGTATCAACTTCGTCCTTGGCGATGGTAGAAAATTGTGTCTTCCCAATCAGTCCGTTGATATTGTAATCATTTCTGGTGTTTTTTCTGCTCCACCCCCCGGTACTACTCCGCGTAGTGAGCCGTATCCACAAGAAATTTGTATAAGTGAACTAACAAAGTGGGAGATAACCAAAGAAGCATTCCGAGTTTTGAAAAATAGAGGAGTGCTTATCGTCATCATCCAGCTAACTCCATGTTATGCATTGAGCATAATGGAGCGAATTGAAAAGGAACTCATCGCAGAAGGTCGGCTAAAGTTAATAAAGCAATGCGGTAGACTAATCAATAGTGACGATTGGCATCTTTATCATGCAGCCTTCCAAAAAAATCCTCAAACTCCTCTGGGCACGGCAGAGATCATACCATGGACACCAGCGCAAGAAAAATACATTAAGGACTATGCCAGTTCGTGGGTCATGTACTAA
- a CDS encoding type II toxin-antitoxin system HicA family toxin, which translates to MPKSPVLKPREVIVALERAGFVFERQKGSHRIYIKGRVGVTVPYHNKDLKRKTLKHIITQSGLELKQFLDFL; encoded by the coding sequence ATGCCTAAATCGCCCGTTCTTAAACCAAGAGAGGTTATAGTCGCTCTGGAAAGAGCGGGTTTTGTATTTGAGCGTCAAAAAGGGAGCCATCGGATTTACATTAAAGGTAGGGTCGGCGTGACAGTTCCGTATCATAACAAAGATTTGAAACGGAAGACATTAAAACATATCATTACACAATCGGGTTTGGAGTTAAAACAGTTCCTAGATTTCCTATAA
- a CDS encoding type II toxin-antitoxin system HicB family antitoxin translates to MKRKIIKKVYQYTAVFEPDEKAGGFTATIPALPGCISEGDTFEEAAENIKEAASLYIEVMEKKNTEIPLETRGAVIAPIEVKV, encoded by the coding sequence ATGAAGCGAAAAATAATTAAAAAAGTATATCAATATACAGCCGTTTTTGAGCCGGACGAAAAAGCTGGCGGTTTTACTGCAACCATTCCCGCATTACCTGGTTGCATTTCGGAAGGGGATACTTTTGAGGAAGCGGCAGAAAATATAAAAGAGGCTGCCAGTTTATACATTGAAGTTATGGAGAAAAAGAACACAGAAATTCCGCTAGAAACCAGAGGCGCGGTTATTGCTCCGATTGAAGTTAAGGTATAG
- a CDS encoding DedA family protein: MNFALAFLPLESISALYVVLFLLPVLSSVFLPVPEEVALLIAGYLAYLGFVNFWAVLVVMFLGVIAGDIVGYFLGRYFGDWLSQNIINRVPFAAHLLGKAKHYFDRYGERVVLFSRPLLSIRMIVPMMAGHFRMNLAKFLFYDVLISIVWVGAVVSVSYFLGSGLDLITEVREIKHAVFAIIGLIIIFYAVIRFIKNNKNAGLV; the protein is encoded by the coding sequence ATGAATTTTGCGCTTGCATTTTTGCCTTTGGAGTCCATCTCCGCGCTTTATGTGGTGCTTTTTTTGCTGCCGGTTTTATCATCTGTTTTTTTGCCGGTTCCGGAGGAGGTGGCCTTGCTTATTGCCGGATATCTTGCCTATCTTGGTTTTGTAAATTTTTGGGCCGTGCTGGTGGTTATGTTTTTGGGAGTTATAGCGGGCGATATAGTGGGGTATTTTTTGGGCCGGTATTTTGGCGACTGGCTCTCGCAAAATATTATAAATCGTGTCCCCTTTGCGGCGCATCTTCTGGGAAAAGCAAAACACTATTTTGATCGCTACGGAGAACGGGTGGTGCTTTTCAGCCGGCCCCTGCTTTCTATCCGGATGATAGTTCCCATGATGGCCGGACACTTTCGCATGAATCTCGCCAAGTTTTTGTTTTATGACGTACTGATTTCAATTGTATGGGTGGGCGCAGTTGTTTCCGTGAGTTACTTCTTGGGCTCGGGCCTTGATTTGATTACCGAAGTTCGCGAGATAAAGCATGCGGTTTTTGCAATTATTGGTCTTATAATAATTTTTTACGCTGTCATACGGTTTATCAAAAACAACAAAAATGCGGGATTGGTATAG